Proteins from one Acomys russatus chromosome 12, mAcoRus1.1, whole genome shotgun sequence genomic window:
- the LOC127196117 gene encoding NHP2-like protein 1, which produces MMEADVNPKAYPLADAHLTKKLLDLVQQSCNYKQLRKGANEATKTLNRGISEFIVMAADAEPLEIILHLPLLCEDKNVPYVFVRSKQALGRACGVSRPVIACSVTIKEGSQLKQQIQSIQQSIERLLVQACGLCPFLSTPTLFVYHIVC; this is translated from the coding sequence ATGATGGAGGCGGATGTGAACCCAAAGGCCTATCCCCTGGCGGATGCCCACCTCACCAAGAAGCTGCTGGACCTTGTTCAGCAGTCATGCAACTACAAGCAACTTCGGAAAGGAGCCAATGAAGCCACCAAAACACTCAACagaggcatctctgagttcaTTGTGATGGCAGCAGACGCCGAGCCCTTGGAGATCATCCTGCACCTCCCACTGCTGTGTGAAGACAAGAATGTCCCCTATGTATTTGTGCGCTCCAAGCAGGCTTTAGGACGGGCCTGTGGCGTCTCCAGGCCTGTCATCGCCTGTTCTGTTACCATCAAAGAAGGCTCTCAGCTAAAGCAGCAGATCCAGTCCATTCAGCAGTCTATTGAAAGGCTCTTGGTGCAGGCCTGTGGCCTCTGCCCTTTCCTGTCTACTCCCACCCTATTTGTGTATCATATTGTCTGTTAG